The Syntrophorhabdaceae bacterium genome includes a region encoding these proteins:
- a CDS encoding anaerobic nitric oxide reductase flavorubredoxin, translating into MAFKIRENITWVGKIDWELRKFHGEEYSTHRGTSYNSYLIREEKTALIDTVWGRFSGEFVESLKKEIPLEKIDFVIANHAESDHSGGLPELMRHIPDTPIYCTSNGLNSLKGHYHQDWNFKVVKTGDMLSLGSKKLVFIEAPMLHWPDSMMSYLTGDGILFSNDAFGQHIASELMYNDLVDQAELFQEAIKYYANILTPFSMLVDKKIKEVVALNVPVELICPSHGVIWRKDPLQIVNKYVEWAGSYAENQITIIYDTMWDGTRRMAEAIARGITEEDPTVAVKLFNISRSDKNDVITEIFKSKAILIGSPTINQGILSAAAAILEEIKGLKFKNKKAAAFGCYGWSGESIKVISDKLKESGFLLLNDGIREKWNPDTESVANCIRFGKEFGLNLKSMP; encoded by the coding sequence ATGGCTTTTAAAATCAGGGAAAATATCACCTGGGTCGGAAAGATCGACTGGGAGCTGCGAAAATTTCATGGAGAGGAATATTCGACCCATCGGGGTACAAGTTATAACTCCTATCTGATACGAGAGGAGAAGACCGCGTTGATCGATACCGTATGGGGGAGGTTCTCGGGTGAATTCGTGGAAAGCCTGAAGAAGGAGATTCCCCTTGAAAAAATAGATTTTGTCATCGCGAATCATGCGGAATCGGACCATAGCGGCGGACTCCCCGAACTGATGCGCCATATCCCCGATACGCCGATTTACTGCACTTCCAACGGGTTAAATTCCCTGAAGGGCCATTATCATCAGGACTGGAACTTCAAGGTGGTGAAGACGGGCGATATGCTCAGCCTCGGATCCAAGAAGCTGGTATTTATCGAAGCTCCCATGCTCCATTGGCCTGACAGCATGATGTCGTACCTCACAGGCGACGGCATTCTCTTCAGCAACGATGCATTCGGCCAGCACATTGCATCGGAACTGATGTATAACGACCTCGTGGACCAGGCGGAATTGTTCCAGGAAGCGATCAAGTATTACGCCAACATACTGACGCCTTTCAGCATGCTCGTTGACAAAAAGATCAAGGAAGTCGTTGCATTGAACGTGCCGGTAGAACTGATCTGCCCGAGCCACGGCGTCATATGGAGAAAAGACCCCTTACAGATTGTGAATAAATACGTTGAGTGGGCAGGCAGCTATGCCGAAAATCAGATTACAATCATCTACGACACCATGTGGGACGGCACGAGAAGAATGGCGGAAGCCATAGCCCGAGGAATCACGGAAGAGGACCCGACCGTGGCGGTCAAGCTGTTCAATATCTCCCGATCGGACAAGAATGACGTGATCACCGAGATTTTCAAATCCAAGGCCATCCTCATCGGGTCACCCACCATAAACCAGGGCATCCTGTCCGCTGCGGCCGCCATCCTGGAAGAAATAAAGGGCCTGAAATTCAAGAACAAGAAGGCGGCAGCCTTCGGCTGTTACGGATGGAGCGGCGAATCAATTAAAGTGATATCGGATAAACTCAAGGAAAGCGGGTTCCTGCTATTGAATGACGGAATACGCGAAAAATGGAATCCGGACACCGAGTCGGTCGCGAACTGTATTCGTTTCGGGAAGGAATTCGGGCTGAATCTAAAGAGCATGCCCTAA
- a CDS encoding hemerythrin domain-containing protein, giving the protein MKATEQLRNEHEGVKVMLGILGKMGHQLETTGNVGKDHFEKVLEFLKVFVDKCHHGKEEDLLFPALEAAGVPKDGPIAVMLYEHEMGRSYVRAMSEAFSLYISGNKSSSEGIVRNSREYIVLLNAHIEKENNVLFVMADDLLPEEEQDRLLEGFEKIEEERIGVGKHEEFHRLIKNLSGIYLG; this is encoded by the coding sequence ATGAAGGCGACGGAGCAGCTAAGAAACGAACATGAGGGCGTAAAGGTCATGCTCGGCATTTTGGGTAAGATGGGCCATCAACTGGAAACCACGGGAAATGTGGGCAAAGATCATTTTGAAAAGGTCCTCGAGTTTTTGAAAGTCTTTGTGGATAAATGCCATCACGGGAAGGAGGAAGATCTCCTGTTCCCTGCATTGGAAGCCGCAGGGGTCCCCAAAGACGGCCCCATCGCCGTTATGCTTTATGAACACGAGATGGGCAGAAGTTACGTCAGGGCTATGAGCGAAGCCTTTTCCCTCTACATATCCGGCAACAAGTCGTCATCCGAGGGCATTGTTCGGAACAGCCGCGAGTATATCGTGTTGCTCAACGCCCATATAGAGAAGGAAAATAATGTCCTCTTCGTGATGGCAGACGACCTTTTGCCGGAGGAAGAACAGGATCGGCTGCTTGAGGGGTTTGAAAAAATAGAAGAGGAACGGATCGGGGTCGGCAAACATGAAGAATTTCATCGCCTGATTAAGAATCTAAGCGGAATATATCTTGGCTGA
- a CDS encoding methyltransferase domain-containing protein — protein MIYYGMGNSRHSIHPLARDGVHEKALGYLNGRPRGRVLDIPTGLGALAKMLHSMGFTVSCCDIDPSQFLTSGLTVDRGDLNSRLPYDDSTFDYVCFLEGIEHTENPYNAVRELARVLKPLGTLILSTPNYLNIERRLKFLVTGFFTRPISRETFLNACRGRTFGLHMSPIGYTLIRFALEHAGFSIRTVTCDKKKPKQVFLKPLVWGIRLYGRLWSKKKRDRYWLSETSGKEILEGGNTLIIFAEKV, from the coding sequence ATGATATACTATGGGATGGGCAATTCGAGGCATTCTATTCATCCTCTGGCCCGGGACGGGGTTCATGAGAAGGCACTGGGTTACCTGAACGGCCGTCCTCGCGGGCGGGTGCTCGACATCCCTACCGGCCTGGGGGCGCTTGCGAAAATGCTCCATTCTATGGGTTTTACCGTCTCCTGCTGCGATATCGACCCCTCCCAGTTCCTCACATCGGGGCTCACCGTCGACCGGGGCGACCTCAACTCCCGCCTCCCCTATGATGATTCAACCTTCGACTATGTCTGCTTTCTCGAGGGCATCGAGCATACCGAAAACCCCTACAACGCGGTCCGGGAGCTTGCGCGGGTACTGAAGCCCTTGGGGACCCTCATCCTCTCCACGCCCAATTATCTCAACATCGAGCGGCGGCTCAAATTTCTCGTCACCGGGTTCTTCACCCGGCCCATCTCGCGGGAGACCTTTCTCAACGCCTGCCGTGGCCGTACTTTCGGCCTCCACATGAGCCCCATCGGCTATACCCTCATCCGTTTCGCCCTTGAGCACGCGGGATTTTCCATCAGGACCGTGACCTGCGATAAGAAGAAACCGAAGCAGGTATTCCTGAAGCCCCTTGTCTGGGGCATCCGCCTCTACGGGAGACTCTGGTCAAAAAAGAAGCGGGACCGATACTGGCTTTCCGAAACATCGGGAAAAGAGATCCTGGAAGGGGGAAACACCCTCATCATTTTTGCGGAAAAGGTATAG
- a CDS encoding ABC transporter substrate-binding protein codes for MRRWGRSGIMLFSLVVLPCLAFAGPAFDIVKSNASNVLDVLGDPKLQGEAGKKAKEQKIEAAADKLFDFVELSKRTLGLNWNKFNQGQRKEFVALYRKILKDTYIDKITSYTNEQVTFTKEMPLSENTVEVQSMVKAKKGDVAINYRVIKKGEDWKVYDVVVEGVSLINNYRTQFREILGNNPPEKLLETLRRKSGKSESMLMQAHRLVAREKLIALHFLGKYRGRLYEGD; via the coding sequence ATGAGGAGATGGGGGCGTTCGGGGATCATGCTTTTTTCACTTGTGGTGCTCCCCTGTCTCGCCTTTGCAGGCCCTGCCTTTGATATCGTGAAATCGAACGCCTCAAACGTACTCGATGTGCTGGGTGATCCCAAGCTCCAGGGAGAAGCGGGCAAGAAGGCAAAGGAGCAGAAAATAGAAGCCGCTGCCGACAAATTATTCGACTTCGTAGAGCTTTCCAAAAGAACGCTGGGTTTGAATTGGAACAAGTTCAATCAGGGGCAGCGCAAGGAGTTCGTCGCGCTCTACAGGAAGATCCTCAAAGATACGTATATCGATAAAATAACCTCCTATACCAATGAGCAGGTAACCTTCACCAAGGAAATGCCCCTCTCCGAAAATACGGTCGAGGTTCAGAGCATGGTAAAGGCGAAGAAGGGCGATGTGGCGATCAACTACCGGGTCATCAAGAAAGGGGAAGATTGGAAAGTCTATGACGTGGTGGTCGAAGGGGTGAGTCTGATCAATAATTACCGCACCCAATTCAGGGAAATTCTCGGAAACAATCCGCCCGAGAAGCTGCTTGAGACGCTCCGCCGGAAATCGGGAAAGTCTGAAAGTATGTTGATGCAGGCCCACCGGCTGGTCGCCCGGGAAAAGTTGATCGCCCTGCATTTCCTGGGCAAGTATCGAGGTCGCTTGTACGAGGGGGATTGA
- a CDS encoding DUF2795 domain-containing protein: MARAAESGKKSGEGGRGHPGKSSPITVEGFLKGVDFPADKKTLVQKAKSNKAPDDVMKTIEKLPEKSYSSPVDISKEIGHMR; this comes from the coding sequence ATGGCACGAGCAGCAGAGAGTGGAAAGAAAAGTGGTGAAGGCGGAAGGGGACATCCTGGAAAGTCCTCTCCTATTACTGTCGAAGGATTTCTCAAAGGGGTAGATTTTCCTGCAGACAAAAAGACCCTGGTGCAGAAGGCGAAGAGCAACAAGGCCCCGGACGATGTGATGAAGACCATTGAGAAATTGCCCGAGAAAAGTTACAGTTCCCCCGTTGATATCAGCAAGGAAATCGGCCATATGAGATAA
- a CDS encoding Nramp family divalent metal transporter, with product MPKRNSGKKRTAKSKANPTDRVRGFFADLGPGLITGAADDDPSGISTYSVTGATFGYMPLWTAILSFPMMASVQLMCARLGMVTGRGLAGVARRYYPRWVLWSACAILVVANVFNIGADLGGMAEATEMMTGIKSYYWTPLYAVLITSLLFFSSYRQIARIFKWLTMVLFAYIAAAFLARPDWHAVLTATFVPRFEWTSSFLATLVGILGTTISPYLFFWQASQEVENDRARGKRTIKEREGATPGELKAARTDVFTGMFFSNLVMYFIILTTAATLHAHGNTNIQTARDAAEALRPIAGNGAYLLFAVGIIGTGMLGVPVLAGSAAYAVAEGAAWRGSLEDRPLLSRKFYALIAVAMLLGLALDFTGFNAVKMLFYSAVLNGVLAPPLIVLVLLLTSKSQIMGTRVSSRPLRYFGWATAAIMTAAVAGMFVTM from the coding sequence ATGCCTAAAAGGAATTCCGGTAAAAAGAGAACGGCGAAGTCCAAGGCCAACCCCACGGACAGGGTGCGCGGGTTCTTTGCCGATCTCGGTCCCGGCCTTATCACCGGCGCCGCCGATGACGACCCCTCAGGCATCTCGACCTATTCGGTCACGGGTGCGACTTTCGGTTATATGCCCTTATGGACGGCGATCCTCTCTTTTCCGATGATGGCTTCCGTGCAATTGATGTGTGCCCGTCTGGGAATGGTGACAGGGCGCGGTCTTGCCGGCGTCGCGCGGCGCTATTATCCGCGCTGGGTATTGTGGTCTGCGTGTGCAATCCTGGTTGTGGCGAACGTCTTCAACATCGGCGCCGACCTTGGGGGCATGGCGGAAGCGACCGAAATGATGACGGGGATTAAATCGTACTACTGGACCCCGCTCTATGCCGTACTGATCACGTCACTGCTCTTTTTTTCATCATACCGTCAGATCGCGCGCATCTTCAAATGGCTGACCATGGTCCTCTTCGCGTATATTGCCGCAGCCTTCCTCGCCCGCCCGGACTGGCATGCCGTCCTGACCGCGACCTTCGTGCCCCGTTTCGAATGGACGAGCTCCTTTCTTGCGACCCTTGTCGGCATACTCGGTACCACCATCTCGCCTTATCTCTTTTTCTGGCAGGCATCGCAAGAAGTCGAAAACGACCGGGCCCGTGGAAAACGCACGATTAAAGAGCGCGAAGGGGCGACCCCCGGGGAATTGAAAGCAGCCCGGACTGATGTGTTCACGGGGATGTTCTTCTCCAACCTCGTAATGTATTTCATTATCCTCACCACCGCGGCGACTTTGCACGCCCACGGGAACACCAACATCCAAACGGCGCGGGACGCGGCTGAAGCATTGCGCCCTATAGCGGGAAACGGAGCGTACCTGTTATTCGCTGTGGGCATAATCGGGACGGGAATGCTCGGTGTTCCCGTCCTCGCCGGCTCTGCCGCCTATGCGGTGGCGGAAGGGGCAGCGTGGCGCGGATCGCTGGAAGATAGGCCCCTCTTATCGCGTAAGTTTTACGCCTTGATTGCAGTTGCGATGCTGCTGGGTCTGGCATTGGATTTTACCGGGTTCAATGCGGTGAAGATGCTCTTTTATTCGGCAGTGCTCAACGGGGTGCTGGCGCCTCCTTTGATTGTCCTGGTATTATTGCTGACAAGTAAATCGCAAATAATGGGCACACGGGTCAGTTCGCGCCCGCTCCGGTATTTCGGATGGGCAACGGCAGCGATCATGACTGCTGCGGTCGCAGGTATGTTCGTGACAATGTAG
- a CDS encoding helix-turn-helix transcriptional regulator has protein sequence MPIRIGKEAFYGIWADKKSNPAPKVNKTPPDLEKVVQILKDKREEKGLTLEEIADTLFITRRVLRSIESGDWKNLPPMVYVKGYILQYASLLGVSDLAFG, from the coding sequence GTGCCGATAAGAATAGGGAAAGAAGCATTTTATGGGATCTGGGCGGACAAGAAAAGCAATCCAGCGCCGAAAGTGAACAAGACACCGCCTGATCTTGAAAAAGTCGTGCAAATTCTGAAGGATAAGAGAGAGGAGAAGGGGCTCACTCTGGAAGAGATAGCAGACACACTGTTTATCACGAGACGGGTCCTTAGATCGATAGAATCAGGGGATTGGAAGAACCTGCCCCCCATGGTCTACGTGAAGGGCTATATCCTTCAATATGCCTCCCTTTTAGGCGTATCCGATTTGGCCTTCGGCTAA
- a CDS encoding L-lactate dehydrogenase, protein MTHSRNLHPKISVIGAGNVGIRYAFAVALKGLARSLVIVDVDRKRAEGEVMDLQSTMPYIPPVKIVAGGYEDIAGSDLVVFSAGRRQQPGQTRLQLVGDNVELLGSIVPHVMKVSPDSVWLIAANPVDVLTYTALKISKKPWQQVIGSGTVLDSARLRLLLSERCEIDARNIHAYILGEHGQSEFAAWSRALVGGVFFEDFCASCKNCGDYAETRRSIFEGVRDFAANVIERKGETSYGVALAMVRITQAILHDENSILPVSAYVDNYYSVHDVCLSVPCIVNRGGVRERVDIKLNREEMGQLHDSARILKEVLGKAGLC, encoded by the coding sequence ATGACTCATTCGCGAAATTTACACCCTAAGATCTCTGTGATTGGGGCGGGGAACGTGGGGATTCGGTATGCTTTTGCGGTCGCTTTGAAGGGCCTGGCGCGCTCGCTTGTGATTGTCGACGTGGACCGGAAGCGAGCCGAGGGGGAGGTGATGGACCTGCAGAGCACTATGCCCTACATCCCGCCGGTCAAGATCGTGGCCGGAGGGTACGAGGACATCGCGGGCTCCGACCTCGTTGTTTTCTCTGCGGGACGGAGGCAGCAGCCGGGGCAGACACGGCTCCAGCTCGTGGGCGACAACGTGGAGCTTCTGGGCTCCATCGTGCCCCATGTGATGAAGGTGAGTCCTGACTCGGTCTGGCTTATCGCGGCGAACCCGGTGGACGTCCTCACTTACACGGCCCTCAAGATTTCGAAAAAGCCATGGCAGCAGGTGATCGGCTCGGGCACGGTCCTTGACAGCGCCCGGCTCCGGCTCCTTCTCTCCGAGAGGTGCGAGATCGATGCCCGTAACATCCATGCCTATATCCTGGGCGAGCACGGCCAGAGCGAATTCGCGGCCTGGAGCCGTGCCCTCGTGGGCGGGGTCTTTTTCGAGGACTTTTGTGCGAGCTGCAAGAACTGCGGCGATTATGCCGAGACCCGCCGGTCTATCTTCGAAGGCGTCCGGGACTTCGCGGCCAACGTCATCGAGCGCAAAGGCGAGACCTCCTATGGCGTGGCCCTTGCCATGGTCCGGATCACCCAGGCCATCCTCCACGACGAAAATTCGATTCTCCCTGTGTCAGCCTATGTCGATAATTATTACAGCGTACACGACGTCTGCCTGTCGGTGCCCTGCATCGTGAACCGGGGCGGCGTACGGGAGCGGGTGGACATAAAGCTCAACCGGGAGGAGATGGGGCAGCTCCACGATTCGGCACGCATTCTGAAGGAGGTTCTCGGGAAGGCGGGTCTCTGCTGA
- a CDS encoding NAD(P)/FAD-dependent oxidoreductase produces the protein MSEFDYDLIVVGGGAAGMVSSSLAAGLGKKVALVEHRTLGGECTRSGCVPSKALIKSANIYHYAKNAGLMDYGLSTGEGENGIRPDRVFGHVRNVVGKVYHGHRPEVFRERGMELVFGKPAFLDNHHIDVDGKTLSAESFIIATGSRAFIPPIEGIAAVPVLTNETVFELERLPSSMIVLGGGPIGTELAQALARLGVAVTIVEMAEQILIREEKEMRDLLAERFAGEGLTILTRTKALKLEHLGGLIHLTVEGPDKEERVITAETILVAVGRKPNIEDLDLNKAGVDHSAMGITTDKTLRTAAPNIYACGDVVGPYQFSHMAEYQARIATQNALLPVKKHVDYEHYIWCMFTDPELAHAGLTEEQARADHGSSIKVYKWEYANTDRGKTEVEEFGFCKIICDDKYKVLGAHIMGSRAGDLIHELQIIKTLGLPLYKLDSVIHIYPTFSDVIRQPAKQSHIDELKGNIFVQLLSTLFGKKEKPL, from the coding sequence ATGTCCGAATTTGATTATGATCTTATCGTCGTCGGAGGAGGAGCCGCGGGAATGGTCTCTTCGTCACTCGCCGCCGGTCTCGGGAAAAAGGTGGCCCTCGTGGAGCACCGGACACTCGGTGGGGAATGTACCCGTTCCGGATGCGTGCCCAGTAAAGCGCTCATCAAGTCGGCGAACATTTACCATTACGCGAAAAATGCCGGGCTCATGGACTATGGCCTCTCCACCGGCGAGGGAGAAAACGGGATCCGCCCCGACCGTGTCTTCGGCCATGTGAGAAACGTAGTGGGGAAGGTATACCACGGACACAGACCCGAGGTATTCCGGGAGCGGGGCATGGAGCTGGTGTTCGGAAAGCCCGCCTTCCTTGATAACCACCACATAGATGTGGACGGCAAAACGCTCTCCGCCGAAAGCTTCATTATTGCGACAGGCTCGAGGGCCTTTATTCCCCCTATCGAGGGCATAGCCGCGGTGCCGGTCCTCACGAACGAAACGGTTTTCGAGCTGGAGAGACTCCCCTCGTCCATGATCGTACTAGGAGGAGGCCCCATCGGCACGGAGCTCGCCCAGGCGCTCGCACGCCTCGGGGTGGCCGTCACCATCGTGGAAATGGCCGAACAGATACTGATAAGAGAAGAAAAGGAGATGAGGGACCTCCTCGCGGAAAGGTTCGCAGGAGAGGGCCTCACGATTCTCACCAGGACAAAGGCCCTGAAGCTGGAACACCTGGGGGGCCTGATACATCTCACTGTGGAGGGGCCCGATAAGGAAGAGCGGGTCATCACGGCAGAGACGATTCTGGTGGCGGTAGGGAGAAAACCGAATATCGAGGATCTCGATCTCAATAAGGCGGGAGTCGATCATTCGGCCATGGGAATAACCACGGACAAGACCCTCAGGACCGCCGCCCCCAATATCTATGCGTGCGGAGACGTGGTAGGGCCCTACCAGTTCTCCCACATGGCCGAGTACCAGGCCCGCATAGCCACCCAGAATGCGCTGCTGCCCGTGAAGAAGCATGTCGATTACGAGCATTACATCTGGTGCATGTTTACCGACCCCGAGCTTGCCCACGCGGGACTTACCGAGGAGCAGGCAAGGGCCGACCACGGCTCGTCAATCAAGGTCTATAAATGGGAATATGCGAATACGGACAGGGGCAAGACGGAAGTGGAGGAGTTCGGCTTCTGCAAGATCATCTGCGACGACAAATACAAGGTGCTGGGCGCCCATATTATGGGAAGCCGCGCGGGCGACCTCATCCACGAGCTTCAGATTATCAAGACCCTGGGCCTGCCCCTTTACAAGCTCGATTCAGTGATCCACATCTACCCCACCTTCTCCGACGTGATCAGGCAGCCGGCGAAGCAGAGCCACATCGACGAGTTGAAAGGCAATATCTTCGTCCAGCTCCTGAGCACGCTCTTCGGAAAGAAGGAAAAACCCCTGTAA
- the selD gene encoding selenide, water dikinase SelD, which produces MSFELTRYVRKSGCASKIGPGELTDILCGIEVPADENVLAGMAGFEDAGVYRITDEIAMVQTIDFFTPVVNDPYSFGRIAAANALSDIYAMGAVPKTALNMVCFSLTHFDKAILKAILKGGAQTLKDAKVSLLGGHSVDDVETKYGLAATGLVHPDKIIMNEGAMPGDALILTKPLGNGIVNTGIKAGLVSEAATEKVIRAMAELNRKASLIMRSLRTHGATDVTGFGLAGHLKEMIKESLGVELHLHRLPFFEEARDLANAGILPGGLYKNRDFYQCHVEGNGPDFLTDLIYDPQTSGGLLIALHPEDLSAFRAAAFRENLFFRHIGMFLPGPKGKIVLP; this is translated from the coding sequence ATGAGCTTCGAACTGACGAGATACGTGAGGAAATCGGGATGCGCCTCCAAGATAGGACCCGGTGAGCTTACGGACATCCTCTGCGGCATAGAGGTCCCTGCGGACGAGAACGTGCTCGCAGGCATGGCGGGCTTCGAGGACGCGGGCGTCTACCGGATCACCGATGAGATCGCCATGGTGCAGACCATAGATTTTTTTACCCCCGTGGTCAACGACCCCTACTCCTTCGGCCGGATCGCGGCAGCCAATGCCTTGAGCGACATTTATGCCATGGGAGCGGTGCCGAAGACCGCTCTCAACATGGTCTGTTTCTCCCTCACCCATTTCGACAAGGCGATCCTGAAGGCGATCCTGAAGGGGGGCGCCCAAACCCTCAAGGATGCAAAGGTAAGCCTTCTGGGAGGGCACAGCGTGGATGACGTGGAGACAAAGTACGGTCTCGCCGCCACGGGCCTCGTTCATCCGGATAAAATTATCATGAATGAGGGCGCCATGCCCGGAGATGCTCTCATCCTTACGAAGCCCCTTGGAAACGGCATAGTGAATACGGGCATAAAGGCAGGGCTGGTGAGCGAGGCCGCCACGGAAAAAGTCATCAGGGCGATGGCGGAGCTCAACAGGAAGGCATCCTTAATCATGCGCTCTCTGCGCACCCATGGGGCAACGGATGTAACCGGCTTCGGCCTCGCGGGCCACTTGAAGGAGATGATAAAGGAGAGCCTCGGGGTAGAACTCCATCTTCACCGCCTGCCTTTTTTCGAAGAGGCGCGAGACCTCGCAAATGCCGGCATCCTTCCCGGCGGACTCTACAAAAACAGGGATTTCTACCAATGCCACGTGGAAGGCAACGGACCGGACTTCCTCACTGACCTGATTTACGACCCCCAGACCTCGGGAGGCCTCCTCATAGCCCTCCACCCCGAAGACCTCTCCGCCTTCAGAGCAGCCGCCTTTCGGGAGAATCTGTTCTTCAGGCACATAGGAATGTTTCTGCCGGGGCCGAAGGGCAAAATAGTGCTTCCCTAA
- a CDS encoding DUF3303 family protein, which translates to MYFMNICTWSPENEKKVEELRKNWTWPKGVKVICEFLDLQGGRVINVVDTDEKGLVASRAAWIHVLKFETFPVLSFGAIKAPVK; encoded by the coding sequence ATGTATTTTATGAATATTTGTACGTGGTCCCCGGAAAATGAAAAGAAGGTGGAGGAACTTCGGAAGAACTGGACGTGGCCGAAGGGCGTGAAGGTAATCTGTGAATTCCTGGACCTCCAGGGAGGACGGGTGATAAATGTAGTCGACACGGATGAGAAAGGGCTTGTCGCGAGCAGGGCGGCATGGATCCATGTACTCAAATTCGAGACCTTTCCCGTTCTCTCCTTCGGGGCGATAAAGGCGCCGGTAAAGTGA
- the cls gene encoding cardiolipin synthase, producing MVRVKGLALLWLLSILVLGGCATALPDVSALMEEKAAKSATISGPGGKLKSANSEQILSRLEQKAGPTDLVQINAALMESLSGNPLTTGNKATLLVDGAATYAAIFKAVAEAKDHINVETYQFEDDEIGRRFSDLLLRKRAEGIQVNLIFDSVGSSNTPAAFFEKLREGGVKVVEFNPLSPLKAKSSELVTHRDHRKVVVVDGMTAFTGGVNFSSVYSSSPSRSGGSQERRRPGWRDTHVMIEGPAVAQFQTSFMQTWQSQNGPPLDAADYFPRFEPRGTELITVVGSTPGDPNRLTYVMYVSAIKQASRSIHITNSYFVPDRQTLDSLEEAAGRGVDVALIVPGVSDSNLALYAGRSYYEDLLEAGVKVYEHNDRVLHAKTAVIDGVWSTIGSTNFDLWSFMRNDELNAIILGVDFANQMESLFKRDIGASSEVTRQEWSGRPIWTRMREWIARLMAHWL from the coding sequence ATGGTGCGGGTGAAAGGCTTGGCATTGCTCTGGCTCTTATCCATCCTCGTTCTCGGCGGCTGCGCGACCGCACTTCCTGACGTTTCGGCTCTTATGGAGGAAAAGGCTGCAAAATCAGCCACTATTTCAGGACCAGGCGGGAAACTAAAATCAGCGAATTCCGAGCAAATTTTATCGCGCCTCGAACAAAAGGCCGGACCGACAGATCTCGTGCAGATCAATGCGGCCCTTATGGAGTCCTTAAGCGGCAACCCTCTCACTACGGGAAACAAGGCCACTCTGCTCGTAGACGGAGCCGCCACATATGCGGCAATTTTCAAAGCCGTGGCGGAAGCGAAAGACCATATCAACGTGGAAACCTATCAGTTTGAAGATGATGAGATCGGACGTCGGTTTTCCGATCTGCTCCTTCGGAAACGAGCCGAAGGGATTCAGGTAAACCTGATCTTTGACAGTGTGGGCAGCTCCAATACACCGGCCGCCTTTTTTGAAAAGCTCCGGGAAGGGGGCGTGAAGGTGGTAGAGTTTAATCCCTTAAGCCCTTTAAAAGCAAAGTCGAGTGAACTGGTCACTCATCGGGACCACCGGAAAGTCGTGGTGGTCGACGGGATGACGGCATTTACGGGGGGTGTCAATTTCAGCAGCGTCTATTCTTCGAGCCCCTCCAGGTCCGGGGGGTCCCAGGAGCGTAGGCGCCCGGGGTGGCGGGACACCCATGTGATGATCGAGGGGCCCGCAGTCGCTCAATTTCAAACATCCTTTATGCAAACGTGGCAGAGCCAGAACGGACCCCCCCTTGATGCAGCGGACTATTTTCCGCGGTTCGAGCCCCGGGGCACCGAGCTCATCACCGTCGTGGGCAGCACGCCCGGAGATCCGAATCGCCTCACCTATGTTATGTATGTCTCTGCCATTAAACAGGCGAGCCGTTCCATTCATATTACGAATTCATATTTTGTCCCCGACAGGCAGACCCTGGACTCCCTCGAGGAAGCAGCGGGCCGGGGGGTAGATGTGGCGCTGATAGTACCCGGTGTGAGCGATTCCAACCTCGCCCTCTACGCGGGCCGCTCTTATTATGAGGACCTCCTCGAAGCGGGGGTGAAGGTCTACGAGCATAATGACAGGGTGCTCCATGCCAAAACCGCGGTGATCGACGGGGTATGGTCCACCATCGGCTCTACCAATTTCGATCTATGGAGCTTTATGCGCAACGACGAATTAAATGCGATCATCCTTGGAGTCGATTTTGCGAACCAGATGGAGAGTCTTTTCAAAAGGGATATTGGGGCATCGAGCGAGGTGACGCGACAGGAATGGTCGGGCCGGCCCATCTGGACTCGCATGAGGGAATGGATCGCCCGTCTCATGGCACACTGGCTCTAA